A genomic segment from Nicotiana tabacum cultivar K326 chromosome 7, ASM71507v2, whole genome shotgun sequence encodes:
- the LOC107817162 gene encoding uncharacterized protein LOC107817162 yields MASRSSIRLISYSEELINGEPIYISSNCFPIKALKYEPAGLAFHSAALRLSGHVEKEDSKDSKEDVPTEKEQSFTYSSESYSSKGKKKSSTGEKVQDHYALLGLSHLRYLASEDQIRKSYRDAALRHHPDKLASLLLAEETEAAKQAKKEEIENHFKAIQEAYEVLIDPVRRRIYDSTDEFDDEIPTECAPQDFFKVFGPAFLRNGRWSVTQPVPSLGDENTPIKEVDSFYNFWYSFKSWREFPHADEFDLEQAESRDHKRWMERQNAKLSEKARKEEIARVRTLVDNAYKRDPRILGRKEAEKAEKQKKKEAKLLAKKLQEEEAARIAEEEKRKKEEEGKRAAEVALQQKKLKEKEKKLLRKERSRLRTLAAPVLSQHLLGLADDDVEGLCMSLDIEQLRNLCDNADGKDELMIAELLREALGHDHNSKYENKCEKIKSHQNGSLEGKRQVPLMSSEKREKPWSKEEIDLLRKGMLKYPKGTSRRWEVISEYIGTGRTVEEILKATKTVLLQKPDSAKAFDSFLEKRKPAPTIASPLSTRAEVEGVENSSKPESESAKADSQESPSQNTYSQNTEDEPAANGVSSSSDSDIWSAVQEKALVQALKTFPKETSQRWERVATAVPGKTMNQCKKKFALLKENFRNKKGAV; encoded by the coding sequence ATGGCTTCCAGGAGTAGCATCCGTCTTATTTCATACTCAGAAGAGCTTATAAATGGTGAACCAATCTATATTTCCTCAAACTGCTTTCCTATTAAAGCTCTCAAATATGAGCCTGCTGGGCTTGCTTTTCACTCTGCTGCTCTTAGACTGAGTGGGCATGTTGAGAAAGAAGACTCCAAAGACAGTAAAGAAGATGTTCCTACTGAAAAGGAACAGTCATTTACAtattcatcagaatcatacagcTCTAAGGGTAAAAAGAAATCTTCAACTGGGGAAAAGGTACAAGATCATTATGCATTGTTAGGGTTGAGCCATTTAAGATATCTTGCTTCTGAGGATCAGATAAGGAAGAGCTATCGTGATGCTGCATTGAGGCATCATCCTGACAAGCTGGCTTCTCTTCTTCTAGCCGAGGAAACTGAAGCTGCTAAACAAGCTAAGAAGGAGGAAATAGAAAACCActtcaaagctattcaggaagcATATGAGGTTCTTATTGACCCTGTTAGAAGAAGGATTTATGATTCCACAGATGAATTTGATGATGAAATTCCAACTGAATGTGCTCCACAAGATTTTTTTAAGGTCTTTGGACCTGCATTTTTGAGGAATGGACGTTGGTCTGTCACCCAACCTGTCCCTTCATTGGGTGATGAGAATACTCCAATTAAAGAAGTGGATAGCTTTTATAATTTCTGGTACAGCTTCAAAAGCTGGAGAGAGTTCCCACATGCTGATGAGTTTGACCTTGAACAAGCTGAATCTCGTGATCATAAGAGGTGGATGGAGAGGCAGAATGCGAAACTGTCAGAGAAGGCTAGAAAAGAAGAAATAGCTAGGGTACGCACACTTGTTGACAATGCCTATAAGAGAGACCCTAGAATCCTGGGAAGAAAAGAAGCAGAGAAAgcagagaagcagaaaaagaaggAAGCTAAACTACTGGCAAAGAAATTACAGGAGGAAGAAGCAGCTAGGATTGCTGAAGAGGAAAAGCGTAAGAAGGAGGAGGAGGGAAAAAGAGCTGCCGAAGTTGCTTTGCAGCAGAAGAAGttgaaggagaaagaaaagaaattgttGCGAAAAGAGCGGAGCCGTTTAAGAACCCTTGCAGCTCCTGTTTTGTCCCAGCATTTGCTTGGGCTAGCTGATGATGATGTAGAAGGTCTATGTATGTCACTTGACATTGAGCAACTGAGGAACTTGTGTGACAATGCTGATGGAAAGGATGAGCTTATGATAGCTGAACTTCTCAGGGAGGCACTTGGGCATGaccacaactcaaaatatgagaaTAAGTGCGAAAAGATTAAGTCACATCAAAATGGTTCTCTGGAGGGTAAAAGACAAGTTCCTCTGATGAGCAGTGAGAAAAGGGAGAAACCTTGGAGCAAGGAAGAAATTGATCTTTTGAGAAAGGGAATGCTGAAATATCCTAAAGGAACATCTCGAAGATGGGAAGTTATTTCCGAGTATATTGGTACCGGAAGGACAGTTGAAGAGATCCTGAAGGCTACAAAAACAGTTCTGCTCCAGAAGCCTGACTCTGCTAAAGCCTTTGACTCCTTTCTCGAGAAGAGAAAGCCCGCACCGACTATTGCATCTCCTCTTTCCACAAGAGCAGAAGTAGAGGGGGTAGAAAACAGTAGCAAGCCTGAAAGTGAAAGTGCTAAGGCTGATTCTCAGGAGTCCCCCAGTCAAAACACATACAGCCAGAACACTGAGGATGAACCTGCCGCCAACGGGGTTTCCTCGAGCTCCGATTCAGACATATGGTCTGCTGTTCAAGAAAAAGCTTTAGTTCAAGCTCTGAAAACCTTCCCCAAGGAAACCAGCCAGCGGTGGGAACGAGTTGCAACTGCAGTCCCTGGGAAGACCATGAACCAGTGTAAAAAGAAGTTTGCATTACTCAAAGAGAACTTCAGGAACAAGAAAGGTGCAGTGTGA